One stretch of Bacteroidota bacterium DNA includes these proteins:
- a CDS encoding SDR family NAD(P)-dependent oxidoreductase, with protein sequence MKKIALITGATSGIGKATAYKLAENQFNIIITGRRKERLTDLKQEIVKKFAVEVLCLSFDIRQLEEVNQAIESLPDNWKKIDILVNNAGLAVGLSPIHSGLIDDWERMIDTNIKGLLYITRKISPIMAGQKTGHIINIGSIAAKETYANGNAYCATKHAVDSLSKAMRIDLLEYGIKVTAIHPGMVDTEFSLVRFKGDKQAANKVYDGMTPLFANDIAEAILFAVSRPAHVNINDMLIMPTCQASSNHLVRNS encoded by the coding sequence ATGAAAAAAATTGCATTAATAACCGGTGCTACATCTGGCATTGGAAAAGCTACAGCCTATAAGTTAGCTGAAAATCAGTTTAATATAATTATTACTGGCAGAAGAAAAGAAAGGTTAACAGATTTGAAGCAAGAAATTGTCAAGAAATTTGCTGTAGAAGTTTTGTGCCTGAGTTTCGATATTCGTCAACTCGAGGAAGTAAATCAAGCTATTGAGAGCCTACCTGACAATTGGAAAAAAATTGATATTTTAGTGAATAATGCCGGACTTGCAGTTGGACTAAGTCCAATACATTCTGGACTTATAGACGATTGGGAAAGAATGATTGACACCAACATAAAGGGCTTACTTTATATAACTCGTAAAATTTCACCAATAATGGCTGGCCAAAAAACCGGACATATTATCAATATTGGTTCAATTGCAGCAAAGGAAACTTACGCAAATGGAAATGCCTATTGTGCTACCAAACATGCAGTTGATTCATTGTCAAAAGCAATGCGTATTGATTTGCTTGAGTATGGAATAAAAGTTACTGCTATTCATCCCGGAATGGTTGATACTGAATTTTCATTAGTACGGTTTAAGGGAGACAAACAAGCTGCCAATAAGGTTTATGATGGAATGACACCACTATTTGCAAACGATATTGCTGAAGCAATTTTATTTGCAGTGTCAAGACCGGCTCATGTAAATATAAATGATATGTTGATAATGCCAACATGTCAAGCAAGTTCTAATCATCTTGTTAGAAATAGCTAA
- a CDS encoding NADP oxidoreductase — protein sequence MSKPIVATTSLAGCFGCHMSILDIDERILKLIELVEFNKSPVDDIKTFTKQCDIGIIEGGCCNSENVHVLKDFRKNCKILISLGECAIMGGLPALRNGIPIKECFHEAYLDGPTVDDNPDKIIPNDEELPMILDKVYPCHEIVKIDYYLPGCPPRADLIWEALVALVTGNELNLPYEVVKFD from the coding sequence ATGAGTAAACCAATAGTAGCAACAACATCCTTAGCAGGATGTTTCGGATGTCATATGTCTATTTTAGATATCGATGAAAGAATATTAAAACTAATTGAACTCGTGGAATTTAATAAATCCCCAGTGGACGATATTAAAACTTTTACAAAACAATGCGATATTGGAATTATTGAAGGCGGTTGCTGCAATAGCGAAAATGTTCATGTTCTAAAAGATTTCAGAAAAAATTGTAAAATTCTTATTTCGCTTGGAGAATGTGCAATTATGGGTGGACTCCCTGCCCTTAGAAATGGAATTCCTATAAAAGAATGTTTCCACGAAGCATATTTAGACGGGCCAACAGTCGATGATAATCCGGATAAGATTATTCCAAATGACGAAGAATTGCCAATGATTTTAGATAAAGTTTATCCTTGCCACGAAATAGTAAAAATAGATTACTATTTGCCAGGATGCCCTCCCAGAGCCGATTTAATTTGGGAAGCACTCGTAGCTCTAGTTACAGGCAATGAACTTAATTTACCTTATGAAGTTGTTAAATTTGACTAA
- a CDS encoding NAD(P)/FAD-dependent oxidoreductase encodes MKIENKKTSIIIGAGPAGLTAAYELVHKTDIKPIIFEGSKDIGGISKTVNYKGNRIDIGGHRFFSKSDRVMQWWQNILPIEKHNTVDNHNIMLIRTRLSRIFFLRKFFNYPISLNLNTLRNLGLLRIIKIGISYFSIAIFPKKKEKSLEEFFINRFGKELYRTFFRDYTEKVWGVPCTEIEPEWGAQRIKGLSITKAFYYSIKNIFWKDKSIDQKNTETSLIDQFMYPKFGPGHLWERVAEIIKNKGGEIHLNKKAVGFETTQNQISKIEILDISTQNIQTYNADYYFSSMPVVDLINSMKATIPQNVKEIANGLVYRDFITVGLLLKKLKISNKTKISPKNNLIPDNWIYIQESDVKIGRLQIFNNWSPYLVKDENTVWIGLEYFCNEGDDLWQKSDEEFKKFAAIELAKIDIIDIADVLDSVIIRMRKTYPAYFGTYNQFDIIRNFTDKIENLFLVGRNGMHRYNNQDHSMLTAITAVENIINGKKTKENIWEINTEQDYHEEKEG; translated from the coding sequence ATGAAGATAGAAAATAAAAAAACGTCAATAATTATTGGTGCAGGTCCGGCAGGCTTGACAGCGGCATACGAACTTGTTCACAAAACAGACATTAAACCGATAATTTTTGAAGGAAGCAAAGATATAGGAGGAATTTCTAAAACCGTCAACTATAAAGGCAATAGGATAGATATTGGAGGTCATAGGTTTTTTTCCAAATCGGATAGGGTGATGCAGTGGTGGCAAAATATTCTGCCTATTGAAAAACATAATACTGTTGATAATCATAATATTATGCTTATTAGAACCAGACTTTCCAGAATATTTTTTCTTAGAAAGTTTTTTAATTACCCAATTTCTTTGAATTTAAATACTCTAAGAAATCTTGGTTTGTTAAGAATTATCAAAATAGGAATAAGCTATTTCTCTATTGCCATTTTTCCCAAAAAAAAGGAAAAATCGCTTGAAGAGTTTTTTATTAATCGATTTGGTAAAGAACTTTACCGCACATTTTTCAGAGATTATACAGAGAAAGTATGGGGTGTTCCCTGCACCGAAATTGAGCCAGAATGGGGAGCACAGCGAATCAAAGGATTGTCTATCACCAAAGCATTTTATTACTCCATCAAAAATATTTTTTGGAAAGATAAATCTATTGATCAAAAAAATACGGAAACCTCGCTGATTGATCAATTTATGTATCCAAAATTTGGACCCGGACATTTATGGGAACGAGTTGCTGAAATTATTAAAAATAAAGGTGGCGAAATTCATCTGAATAAAAAAGCTGTAGGATTTGAAACTACACAAAATCAAATATCTAAAATAGAAATCTTAGATATTAGTACTCAAAATATTCAAACTTATAATGCCGATTATTATTTTTCATCAATGCCGGTTGTTGATCTAATAAATTCGATGAAAGCAACTATTCCGCAGAATGTGAAAGAAATTGCAAATGGTTTGGTCTATCGCGACTTTATTACAGTTGGTTTGCTTTTGAAAAAGCTGAAAATCAGTAACAAAACCAAGATTAGTCCCAAAAACAATCTGATCCCCGACAATTGGATATATATTCAAGAAAGCGATGTAAAAATTGGCAGATTACAGATTTTCAATAATTGGAGTCCATATCTCGTTAAAGATGAAAATACTGTTTGGATTGGACTCGAATATTTTTGTAATGAAGGCGACGATTTATGGCAAAAATCCGATGAGGAATTTAAAAAGTTTGCAGCCATAGAATTGGCAAAAATCGACATTATCGACATTGCTGATGTTCTTGATAGTGTAATAATTCGTATGCGAAAAACCTATCCTGCATATTTCGGAACTTATAATCAATTCGACATAATCAGAAATTTTACTGATAAAATTGAAAATCTTTTTCTTGTCGGAAGAAATGGGATGCATCGCTACAACAATCAGGATCATTCAATGCTTACGGCAATTACTGCTGTGGAAAATATCATTAATGGCAAAAAAACGAAAGAAAATATTTGGGAGATAAATACGGAGCAGGATTATCATGAGGAGAAGGAAGGATAA
- a CDS encoding CapA family protein: MKISFAGDTSFTGIFRKKVMDGEEIFSEEFLSKYNKSEFFVLNFEGAATKSCQNENSKFALFSPTCSISYLNKYLNPIFNLANNHIFDCGLKGFLETKQEIKWQKLLYFGAGENIKEASRVLFLEHKNIRIAILGISHREGEIASKNSAGVFCQNEFQLLKQKIALAKKQANYVIVNYHGGEEYTFFPSPAKRKYLRKIAKLDGVDIIIAHHSHTFQGIEKIKNTTIFYSLGNFIFDIPQHKIRTGTNKSAIVSLTFTNENYEYVVQPIHINSTTGTINMGEIVSYENILKISDFSNYKNEWNSEAHRVLFKTDTKSLNMPEEKNSLKKMSILKLLFSKEFYERTFQILKNNNERDIYFGAIKHLIFNKFHSK; the protein is encoded by the coding sequence TTGAAAATTTCATTTGCCGGTGATACGAGCTTTACTGGCATTTTTAGAAAAAAAGTTATGGATGGCGAAGAAATTTTTTCAGAAGAATTTTTGTCGAAATATAATAAATCAGAATTTTTTGTATTGAATTTTGAAGGTGCAGCAACAAAATCCTGTCAAAACGAAAATTCAAAATTTGCCTTATTCAGCCCAACTTGCAGCATTTCATATTTAAACAAATATCTAAATCCTATTTTCAATCTTGCCAACAATCACATTTTCGATTGTGGTTTGAAAGGTTTTTTGGAAACCAAACAAGAAATTAAATGGCAGAAGTTGCTATATTTTGGAGCTGGAGAAAATATAAAAGAGGCTTCACGAGTTTTATTTCTGGAACACAAAAACATTAGAATTGCAATTTTAGGAATTTCTCATCGAGAAGGTGAGATTGCATCGAAAAATTCTGCCGGAGTGTTTTGCCAAAATGAATTTCAATTATTAAAACAGAAAATTGCTTTAGCAAAAAAACAAGCTAATTATGTAATAGTTAACTATCATGGTGGCGAAGAATACACTTTTTTCCCCTCACCTGCAAAAAGAAAGTATTTACGAAAAATTGCAAAACTCGATGGTGTTGATATAATTATTGCTCACCATTCACACACTTTTCAAGGCATTGAAAAAATAAAAAATACAACAATATTTTATTCGCTTGGAAATTTCATTTTCGACATTCCACAGCATAAAATTCGCACTGGCACAAACAAATCGGCAATTGTGAGTTTGACTTTTACTAATGAAAACTACGAGTATGTAGTGCAACCTATACACATCAATTCAACAACCGGAACTATCAACATGGGCGAAATAGTTTCTTACGAAAACATTCTAAAGATTTCAGATTTTTCGAATTATAAAAATGAATGGAACTCAGAAGCTCATCGAGTTTTGTTTAAAACTGACACAAAAAGTCTAAATATGCCTGAAGAAAAAAATAGCTTGAAAAAAATGAGCATTTTGAAACTTTTGTTCAGCAAAGAATTTTATGAACGAACTTTTCAAATTCTCAAAAATAATAATGAAAGAGATATATATTTTGGAGCTATTAAACATTTGATTTTTAATAAATTTCATTCAAAATAA
- a CDS encoding type I restriction enzyme HsdR N-terminal domain-containing protein, which yields MQSLNLPNYNFRYKLIDDRKYIFDQFRKKYVALTPEEWVRQNFVNYLIDEKKFPQQLITIEMFLSINKMKRRCDIAVFDKFGKALLIVECKSPKVKISQNTFEQIANYNIKLKVNYLIVTNGLSHYCCKIDHSNNSYKFLQKIPEYEEIKNKE from the coding sequence ATGCAAAGTCTAAATTTACCTAACTATAATTTTCGATATAAACTTATTGACGATAGGAAATATATTTTCGATCAGTTCAGGAAAAAATATGTTGCCCTGACACCGGAGGAATGGGTCAGGCAAAATTTCGTAAATTATTTGATCGATGAGAAAAAATTTCCGCAACAACTTATTACAATTGAAATGTTTCTTTCAATAAATAAAATGAAAAGACGCTGTGATATTGCAGTTTTTGATAAATTCGGGAAGGCACTTTTGATAGTCGAATGTAAATCGCCTAAGGTGAAAATCTCTCAAAATACATTTGAGCAAATTGCTAACTACAACATTAAATTGAAAGTAAATTATTTAATAGTTACTAATGGATTGTCGCATTATTGCTGCAAAATTGACCATAGTAACAATTCTTATAAATTCTTGCAAAAAATTCCTGAATATGAGGAAATTAAGAATAAGGAATGA
- a CDS encoding 2Fe-2S iron-sulfur cluster binding domain-containing protein yields the protein MSTQVKFKLDGKLYTAENGTYIVEAARQNGIYIPTLCNVVGIKPRGSCRICTVKVNGRFMSSCTTPLADGMEIENDIPEIQDIRKSIVELLFVEGNHFCPSCEKSGNCELQALAYRFNMMVPRFPYVFPVKEVEAENPKIVKDQNRCILCKRCVRTIKDENGRSLFAYNKRGHNVKVVLDHEIGANISDELAQEAMDICPVGSILVKEKGYDTPIGQRKYDKIPIGSEIENLKE from the coding sequence ATGAGCACACAAGTAAAATTTAAATTAGACGGGAAACTTTATACTGCCGAAAATGGCACCTATATAGTTGAAGCTGCCCGTCAAAACGGAATATATATTCCCACATTATGTAATGTAGTAGGAATAAAGCCAAGGGGTTCATGCCGAATTTGCACAGTAAAAGTCAATGGCAGATTTATGTCGTCTTGTACCACACCTCTTGCCGACGGAATGGAGATAGAAAATGATATTCCCGAAATTCAAGATATTAGAAAATCGATAGTTGAATTACTATTCGTTGAAGGAAATCACTTTTGCCCATCATGCGAAAAAAGTGGAAATTGCGAGCTTCAGGCATTAGCCTATCGCTTTAATATGATGGTTCCACGTTTCCCCTATGTTTTCCCAGTGAAAGAGGTAGAAGCAGAAAATCCAAAAATTGTAAAAGACCAAAATCGCTGCATCTTATGCAAACGATGTGTTAGAACAATCAAAGATGAAAATGGCAGAAGCCTATTTGCATACAACAAAAGAGGACATAATGTTAAAGTCGTTTTAGACCATGAAATTGGAGCAAATATATCAGATGAATTAGCTCAGGAAGCAATGGACATTTGTCCTGTAGGTTCGATTCTTGTTAAAGAAAAAGGTTATGATACGCCAATAGGGCAACGTAAATACGATAAAATCCCAATTGGAAGTGAAATTGAAAATTTAAAAGAATAA
- a CDS encoding hydrogenase maturation protease — MNNDKKILFYGYGNPGRNDDGLGNAFVKKMDEWTQTIGIQNIETDSNYQLNIEDAHNISDKDIVIFVDASEEPIEDFYLSEVNPSNSKVEFSMHSVSAAYVLDLCQKIYKKFPETYLLHIKGYDWNFFEGISEKAQQNLEKAFEFIKTNIQNPSQLKNLTEEVSK; from the coding sequence ATGAATAATGATAAAAAAATACTTTTTTACGGATACGGCAATCCAGGCAGAAATGATGATGGCCTTGGAAATGCCTTCGTAAAAAAAATGGATGAATGGACTCAAACAATAGGAATCCAAAATATTGAAACCGACAGCAACTATCAGCTAAACATTGAAGATGCACACAACATTTCCGATAAAGATATTGTGATTTTTGTAGATGCTTCGGAAGAACCAATCGAAGATTTTTATCTCTCTGAAGTGAATCCATCCAATTCTAAAGTTGAATTTTCGATGCACTCAGTTTCTGCAGCATATGTTTTAGACTTATGTCAAAAAATTTATAAGAAATTTCCGGAAACTTATTTGTTGCATATCAAAGGATACGATTGGAACTTTTTTGAAGGGATAAGCGAGAAAGCTCAGCAAAATCTAGAAAAAGCTTTTGAATTTATAAAAACGAATATTCAAAATCCATCCCAATTGAAAAATTTGACGGAGGAAGTTTCAAAGTAG
- a CDS encoding peptidylprolyl isomerase, translating to MKHSQIIFIIIISIFSLSAISQNAISQTIKIETNFGDITLKLYDETPLHKDNFLKLISQNFYDSLLFHRVMDQFMIQGGDPDSKSAISGNRLGNGGPGYTIPAEFVENIIHKKGVLAAAREGDQINPEKRSSGSQFYIVEGKLFTNEEIDKFEEQRNNSKKTQITLDFIARPENIKIKNKVDSLQKMKDIESLRAYALELEKFLEDDFAKMEKFKYSEEQRKLYTTIGGTPHLDGAYTVFGEVIEGFDTIEKISQQKCDEYSRPFVDVRMKISISE from the coding sequence ATGAAACATTCTCAAATTATATTTATTATTATAATTTCGATTTTTAGTTTATCTGCTATTTCGCAAAATGCTATATCTCAAACTATTAAGATAGAAACTAATTTTGGAGATATAACACTAAAATTATATGATGAAACGCCACTTCACAAAGATAATTTTCTGAAACTAATCTCACAGAATTTTTACGACTCATTATTATTTCATAGAGTGATGGACCAATTTATGATTCAAGGAGGCGATCCTGATTCAAAAAGTGCTATCAGCGGAAATAGACTTGGAAATGGAGGCCCCGGATATACAATTCCGGCAGAATTTGTTGAGAATATTATTCACAAAAAAGGAGTTTTGGCAGCAGCTCGCGAAGGCGACCAAATCAATCCGGAGAAACGATCATCTGGTTCTCAATTTTATATTGTTGAAGGAAAACTTTTTACAAATGAAGAAATAGACAAATTTGAAGAGCAAAGGAATAATTCGAAAAAAACTCAAATCACGCTAGACTTTATTGCAAGGCCAGAGAATATAAAAATTAAAAATAAGGTAGATTCTTTACAGAAAATGAAAGATATTGAAAGTTTGAGAGCGTATGCCTTAGAATTAGAAAAGTTTCTTGAAGATGATTTTGCAAAAATGGAAAAGTTCAAATATTCAGAAGAGCAAAGAAAATTATATACCACCATTGGAGGAACTCCGCATCTCGATGGTGCTTACACTGTTTTTGGTGAAGTAATAGAAGGATTCGATACTATTGAAAAAATCTCGCAACAAAAATGCGACGAATATTCCCGACCATTTGTTGATGTTCGAATGAAAATTAGTATTTCGGAGTAA
- the pheS gene encoding phenylalanine--tRNA ligase subunit alpha → MLDKVKYLLKEIENFRSNKKEEIENKRIELLSKKGEISKLFAEFKNVPNDQKKEFGQKINELKNKALSKLNSLKEKLEENGGEINAKDLSLPSEFVKLGSRHPISIVRNEIIQNFSRLGFVISEGPEIEDDWHVFSALNFPENHPARDMQDTFFINKNPDILLRTHTSSVQVRVMQNQKPPIRTISPGRVFRNEAISARAHCIFHQVEGLYIDKNVSFADLKQTLLYFAKEMFGEKIEIRLRPSYFPFTEPSAEMDISCKICGGSGCNVCKYTGWVEILGCGMVDPNVLESNGIDNQKYTGFAFGMGIERITMLKYQIKDLRLFFENDIRFLQQFEAAI, encoded by the coding sequence ATGTTAGATAAAGTAAAATATTTATTAAAAGAAATTGAAAATTTCAGATCAAATAAGAAAGAAGAAATTGAAAACAAAAGAATTGAATTATTGAGTAAGAAAGGCGAAATTTCGAAGTTGTTTGCCGAATTTAAGAATGTACCTAATGACCAAAAAAAGGAATTTGGACAAAAAATTAACGAACTTAAAAATAAAGCCCTTTCTAAACTAAATTCGTTGAAAGAGAAACTTGAAGAAAATGGAGGCGAAATCAATGCAAAAGATTTGAGCTTACCAAGCGAATTTGTAAAACTTGGTTCTCGTCATCCTATCTCAATAGTTAGAAATGAAATTATTCAAAATTTTTCGCGTTTGGGATTTGTCATTTCCGAAGGACCCGAGATCGAAGACGATTGGCATGTTTTTTCTGCTCTAAATTTTCCGGAAAATCATCCGGCTCGCGACATGCAGGATACTTTTTTCATTAATAAAAATCCTGATATTCTACTTAGAACGCATACATCTTCTGTACAAGTTAGAGTTATGCAAAATCAGAAACCCCCAATTCGTACAATTTCACCGGGTAGAGTTTTCAGAAATGAAGCCATTTCGGCACGAGCACATTGCATTTTTCATCAGGTAGAAGGATTATATATTGACAAAAATGTTTCTTTTGCTGATCTGAAACAAACTCTTCTATATTTTGCAAAAGAAATGTTTGGTGAAAAAATTGAAATACGATTGCGACCATCATATTTTCCCTTTACAGAACCATCTGCAGAAATGGATATTAGTTGTAAAATTTGTGGTGGTAGCGGTTGCAATGTTTGTAAATATACGGGTTGGGTTGAAATTCTAGGTTGCGGAATGGTCGATCCCAATGTTTTGGAAAGCAATGGCATTGACAATCAGAAATATACCGGTTTTGCTTTCGGAATGGGAATTGAGCGAATAACAATGCTAAAATACCAAATTAAAGACCTCAGGCTATTTTTCGAGAATGATATTCGGTTTTTGCAACAGTTTGAAGCGGCAATTTAG
- a CDS encoding asparagine synthetase B family protein, translated as MINISLIYNYGFSWFKKENIFVKGYLFDKNNSFYEKEELFEYFKGITNIQSFENKIKQANGLFTVIIKNEDSVFFAVDRLRMFPIFYFIENEDIFISDDVEHLRLQNKLYEFDEKSVSEFLATAYVTSSKTLVKNIFQVQAGAYFHFYNTTIFSKTYYSYFFSEEKSSSFEKLCNKLPEILDEVFKRQIDTFKKRTVVIPLSGGFDSRLIAVMLKKFDYQNVVCYTYGRKNNIEISISKQVAKTLDFKWILIEYTEDLIKNYLNDKSFQDYFKFSANYNTMFFMQEYFAVKYLKDNNLVPQDSIFIPGHSGDFIAGSQLAKNDGLGKKTSIKKIVNAIYKTKYNIIKPEKRFRKPFKSEISTFVTKSYQENRNLKAYSVYEDWDFKEKISKYLINSINVYNFFGYEFRLPFWDSILVDFFKNIPYEFRLHKLLYDKVLTDIYFEKYDISFKNEIQTSAFKTKIQSVKNLIRPFLPSKMKQKLLEKNDIIFYKNITEKMIDDLKKNGKEYYPATNSYNSNILQWYINELKIY; from the coding sequence TTGATAAATATTAGTCTAATATATAACTACGGTTTTTCCTGGTTCAAGAAGGAAAATATTTTCGTAAAAGGATATTTGTTTGACAAAAACAATTCTTTTTATGAAAAAGAGGAATTGTTCGAATATTTTAAAGGGATTACAAATATTCAATCCTTTGAGAATAAAATAAAACAAGCAAATGGACTTTTTACAGTAATTATCAAAAATGAAGATTCCGTTTTTTTTGCGGTGGATAGATTACGAATGTTTCCGATTTTCTATTTCATTGAAAATGAAGATATTTTCATTTCGGATGATGTTGAACATTTAAGATTACAAAACAAATTATACGAATTTGACGAAAAATCGGTTTCTGAATTTCTTGCAACTGCTTATGTTACAAGCTCGAAAACTCTTGTGAAAAATATTTTTCAAGTACAAGCTGGGGCATATTTTCATTTTTATAACACTACTATTTTTTCAAAAACATATTATTCATACTTTTTTTCGGAAGAAAAATCAAGCAGTTTTGAGAAACTGTGCAATAAATTGCCAGAAATCTTAGACGAAGTATTTAAACGTCAAATAGATACATTTAAAAAACGTACTGTAGTAATTCCTTTAAGCGGCGGTTTCGATTCTCGGCTCATAGCTGTAATGCTCAAAAAATTCGATTATCAAAATGTTGTATGCTACACTTATGGACGAAAAAATAATATTGAAATTTCTATATCGAAACAAGTTGCTAAAACACTTGATTTCAAATGGATATTAATAGAATACACAGAAGATCTAATAAAGAATTACCTGAACGACAAATCTTTTCAGGACTACTTTAAATTTTCGGCAAACTACAATACAATGTTTTTTATGCAGGAGTATTTTGCTGTCAAATATTTGAAAGATAATAATTTAGTTCCACAAGATTCGATTTTTATTCCTGGACATTCCGGCGATTTTATTGCAGGCAGCCAGCTTGCAAAAAATGACGGACTTGGCAAAAAAACCAGTATAAAAAAAATTGTTAATGCAATTTATAAAACCAAATATAACATAATTAAACCAGAAAAAAGGTTTAGAAAGCCTTTCAAATCAGAAATAAGCACCTTTGTTACAAAATCTTACCAAGAAAATAGAAATCTAAAAGCATATTCAGTTTACGAGGATTGGGATTTTAAAGAAAAAATTTCGAAATATTTAATTAACTCAATCAATGTTTACAATTTTTTTGGATATGAATTTCGACTTCCCTTTTGGGATAGCATATTAGTCGATTTTTTTAAGAATATTCCTTATGAATTCAGATTACATAAATTATTATATGATAAAGTCTTAACCGATATTTATTTCGAAAAATATGATATTTCTTTCAAAAATGAGATTCAAACTTCAGCTTTCAAAACAAAAATTCAATCAGTCAAAAATTTGATTAGACCATTTCTTCCATCGAAAATGAAACAAAAATTATTAGAGAAAAACGACATTATTTTTTACAAAAACATTACAGAAAAAATGATTGATGACTTGAAGAAGAATGGCAAGGAATATTATCCGGCAACAAATTCTTACAATTCAAATATTTTACAATGGTATATAAACGAACTTAAAATATATTAA
- a CDS encoding Ni/Fe hydrogenase subunit alpha, with amino-acid sequence MRKKVTIEPVTRVEGHGKVTIHLDRDNNVVQSRLHIVEFRGFERFAQGRPYWEMPVLVQRLCGICPVSHHLAAAKALDVIVGAGTGNGLTATGEKMRRLMHYGQFFQSHALHFFHLVSPDLLFGIDGDVATRNIIGVAMKHPDLAVQGVMMRKFGQEIIKLTAGKKIHGTGAIPGGINKNLSIEERDSVLKAADPLNAEHMVHWAQGALDFFKKYQEGNKDFIDKFSYFPSSHMSLVREDGALDLYHGKLRAVDSDGNKILNDVDYQDYVDYVGEEVKSWSYMKFPYLRHIGKKDGWYRVGPLARLNTVDFIPTPLAQKEFEIYKAYTNGLPNNMCMHMHWARLIETLHAAEMIKILLEDPDLQGNDLVIKGTKQKEGVGLIEAPRGTLFHHYKINDNDQIKMANLIVSTTNNNEPMNKAVNFVAKSYMNGEREITEPMKNAVEVAIRAYDPCLSCATHALGKMPLDIKLFDADNKLIDQKNS; translated from the coding sequence ATAAGAAAAAAAGTAACAATAGAACCCGTAACCAGAGTTGAAGGTCACGGAAAAGTAACAATTCATCTTGATAGAGATAATAATGTTGTTCAATCGAGACTACATATTGTAGAATTTAGAGGATTCGAAAGATTTGCACAAGGAAGACCATATTGGGAAATGCCAGTGTTGGTTCAAAGACTATGTGGAATTTGCCCGGTTAGCCACCATCTTGCTGCTGCAAAAGCATTAGACGTGATTGTTGGTGCAGGAACCGGAAACGGACTTACAGCTACTGGCGAAAAAATGAGAAGACTTATGCACTACGGTCAGTTTTTCCAATCGCATGCTCTTCACTTTTTCCACCTTGTTTCTCCCGATTTACTTTTCGGAATAGATGGCGATGTTGCTACCCGAAACATCATTGGCGTTGCAATGAAGCACCCCGACCTTGCTGTACAAGGAGTGATGATGAGAAAATTCGGACAAGAGATTATTAAACTCACTGCCGGTAAAAAAATTCATGGAACAGGTGCCATCCCAGGAGGAATAAACAAAAACCTAAGTATTGAAGAAAGAGACTCAGTACTAAAAGCAGCAGATCCGTTGAATGCAGAACATATGGTTCATTGGGCACAAGGTGCATTAGATTTCTTTAAAAAATATCAGGAAGGAAATAAAGATTTCATCGATAAATTTTCGTATTTCCCATCAAGTCATATGAGTTTGGTACGCGAAGATGGTGCATTAGATCTTTATCATGGAAAACTTCGAGCTGTAGATTCTGATGGAAATAAAATTCTTAATGATGTTGATTATCAAGATTATGTAGATTATGTTGGCGAAGAAGTAAAATCTTGGAGCTATATGAAATTCCCATATTTGAGACACATTGGCAAAAAAGATGGCTGGTACAGAGTTGGACCTCTTGCAAGACTTAATACTGTCGATTTTATTCCTACTCCACTTGCTCAGAAAGAGTTTGAGATTTATAAAGCCTACACTAATGGTTTGCCAAACAATATGTGTATGCACATGCACTGGGCTAGATTAATTGAAACTCTTCACGCTGCCGAGATGATAAAAATTCTTCTCGAAGATCCGGATCTTCAAGGAAACGATCTTGTTATAAAAGGCACAAAACAAAAAGAAGGAGTTGGATTGATTGAAGCACCTCGAGGAACACTTTTCCATCATTACAAAATTAACGACAACGATCAGATTAAGATGGCAAATCTTATTGTTTCAACTACAAACAATAATGAGCCAATGAATAAAGCTGTAAATTTTGTTGCAAAAAGCTACATGAACGGCGAAAGAGAAATTACCGAACCTATGAAAAATGCTGTTGAAGTTGCAATTCGTGCTTATGACCCATGTCTGAGTTGTGCAACTCATGCACTTGGTAAAATGCCTCTCGACATTAAATTATTCGATGCCGACAATAAACTGATTGATCAAAAAAATTCTTAA